Proteins from a genomic interval of Zingiber officinale cultivar Zhangliang chromosome 1B, Zo_v1.1, whole genome shotgun sequence:
- the LOC122050613 gene encoding uncharacterized protein LOC122050613 isoform X1 — MERFVVDISSDEEEDYGRGRTDRRSFDWVDELLDRAVGRRVDESDDVVVVDEFSLPAVKKRRLNPEPLGLSKRDDEDDDECLVLEADPDKPAVAAEDKNLGGDEEDDDLLVLAEKGQVACRDYPHSRDQCATYPFASSSHREYCHLCHCYVCDSPAPCSYWGNGNFDRDHCHASDKEERWKSWRKYFKQKNTTTAHPLNSTNDSFNIPTYRNAVPLSHSNMVPLRSSSLQKCSTISNSDLTDIVNQCQPYIASSRNLQLGQQLTRPSLNPRLQHVQNEVHLPALNSQRMHSHARSRSLGSMQSGSAVIASHSQNNISHHNRAQRAVQQKSTYTTVSPQIPYCNQGQLRSEDVLVVSPVIPDQMQTTLYSESTVAQVESSTVPLITATDIMEKSWEDLLASLQSELEDPTLSDFGFNNNHQSLLVPSPPLHCDNLLYGTDATIATSSAPVINRSPIRYEPSLSNDRMDQILGHDQGKDPDLKSAQTPNVSQVTSFDSLIASMENEIWS, encoded by the exons ATGGAGCGCTTCGTCGTCGATATAAGCTCCGATGAGGAGGAGGATTATGGTCGGGGGAGGACCGATCGCCGCTCTTTCGACTGGGTAGACGAGCTGCTTGATCGCGCGGTGGGGCGGCGGGTGGATGAATCTGACGATGTTGTCGTAGTGGACGAGTTCTCGCTCCCTGCTGTAAAGAAACGACGGCTGAACCCAGAGCCTTTGGGTCTGAGTAAGCGGGACGATGAGGATGATGATGAGTGCTTGGTGCTGGAAGCAGACCCGGACAAGCCTGCCGTAGCTGCTGAAGATAAGAATTTAGGTGgagatgaagaagatgatgatcTGCTTGTCCTAGCGGAGAAGGGGCAG GTGGCTTGCCGTGATTACCCACACTCACGAGATCAGTGTGCTACATACCCTTTTGCCTCATCATCACACAGAGAGTATTGTCACTTG TGCCATTGTTATGTCTGTGATTCTCCAGCCCCTTGCAGTTATTGGGGCAATGGTAATTTTGACAGAGATCATTGCCATGCTAGTGATAAAGAAGAAAGATGGAAATCTTGGAGGAAGTACTTCAAACAGAAGAACACAACCACTGCACATCCACTGAACTCAACAAATGATTCATTTAATATCCCAACGTACAGAAATGCAGTACCACTAAGTCATTCCAATATGGTTCCTTTAAGATCAAGTTCACTCCAGAAATGCTCAACCATCTCAAACTCAGATCTAACCGACATTGTAAACCAATGTCAACCTTATATTGCATCTTCTCGTAACCTGCAACTCGGCCAACAGCTAACGAGGCCCTCACTTAATCCTAGGCTGCAACATGTGCAGAATGAGGTCCATCTTCCTGCATTAAATTCTCAACGTATGCATTCTCATGCGAGATCAAGAAGCTTAGGGTCTATGCAATCTGGATCTGCTGTCATTGCTAGCCATTCCCAGAACAATATTTCCCATCATAATCGAGCTCAAAGAGCTGTGCAACAGAAGTCTACTTATACAACAGTGTCACCTCAGATTCCTTATTGCAATCAAGGGCAATTGAGATCTGAGGATGTCTTGGTAGTATCGCCTGTTATACCAGATCAGATGCAAACAACTTTATATTCTGAGAGTACAGTAGCCCAAGTTGAAAGTTCTACAGTACCTTTGATAACAGCAACAGATATTATGGAGAAGAGTTGGGAAGATCTGCTGGCTAGTTTGCAATCTGAACTCGAAGATCCTACCCTTTCTGACTTTGGCTTCAACAATAACCATCAGTCTCTATTAGTTCCTTCTCCACCACTGCATTGTGATAATTTACTTTATGGAACTGATGCAACTATAGCTACTAGCTCTGCTCCTGTCATTAATCGTAGTCCCATCAGATATGAGCCGAGTTTGTCAAATGACAGAATGGATCAAATTCTAGGGCATGATCAGGGTAAAGATCCTGATTTAAAATCAGCGCAGACACCCAATGTATCTCAGGTGACTAGCTTTGATAGTTTGATAGCTTCCATGGAGAATGAAATATGGTCGTAG
- the LOC122050613 gene encoding uncharacterized protein LOC122050613 isoform X2, producing MRCYQLKVWSSNLGIVEVACRDYPHSRDQCATYPFASSSHREYCHLCHCYVCDSPAPCSYWGNGNFDRDHCHASDKEERWKSWRKYFKQKNTTTAHPLNSTNDSFNIPTYRNAVPLSHSNMVPLRSSSLQKCSTISNSDLTDIVNQCQPYIASSRNLQLGQQLTRPSLNPRLQHVQNEVHLPALNSQRMHSHARSRSLGSMQSGSAVIASHSQNNISHHNRAQRAVQQKSTYTTVSPQIPYCNQGQLRSEDVLVVSPVIPDQMQTTLYSESTVAQVESSTVPLITATDIMEKSWEDLLASLQSELEDPTLSDFGFNNNHQSLLVPSPPLHCDNLLYGTDATIATSSAPVINRSPIRYEPSLSNDRMDQILGHDQGKDPDLKSAQTPNVSQVTSFDSLIASMENEIWS from the exons atgaggtgctaCCAACTTAAGGTCTGGAGTTCAAATCTCGGCATagtcgag GTGGCTTGCCGTGATTACCCACACTCACGAGATCAGTGTGCTACATACCCTTTTGCCTCATCATCACACAGAGAGTATTGTCACTTG TGCCATTGTTATGTCTGTGATTCTCCAGCCCCTTGCAGTTATTGGGGCAATGGTAATTTTGACAGAGATCATTGCCATGCTAGTGATAAAGAAGAAAGATGGAAATCTTGGAGGAAGTACTTCAAACAGAAGAACACAACCACTGCACATCCACTGAACTCAACAAATGATTCATTTAATATCCCAACGTACAGAAATGCAGTACCACTAAGTCATTCCAATATGGTTCCTTTAAGATCAAGTTCACTCCAGAAATGCTCAACCATCTCAAACTCAGATCTAACCGACATTGTAAACCAATGTCAACCTTATATTGCATCTTCTCGTAACCTGCAACTCGGCCAACAGCTAACGAGGCCCTCACTTAATCCTAGGCTGCAACATGTGCAGAATGAGGTCCATCTTCCTGCATTAAATTCTCAACGTATGCATTCTCATGCGAGATCAAGAAGCTTAGGGTCTATGCAATCTGGATCTGCTGTCATTGCTAGCCATTCCCAGAACAATATTTCCCATCATAATCGAGCTCAAAGAGCTGTGCAACAGAAGTCTACTTATACAACAGTGTCACCTCAGATTCCTTATTGCAATCAAGGGCAATTGAGATCTGAGGATGTCTTGGTAGTATCGCCTGTTATACCAGATCAGATGCAAACAACTTTATATTCTGAGAGTACAGTAGCCCAAGTTGAAAGTTCTACAGTACCTTTGATAACAGCAACAGATATTATGGAGAAGAGTTGGGAAGATCTGCTGGCTAGTTTGCAATCTGAACTCGAAGATCCTACCCTTTCTGACTTTGGCTTCAACAATAACCATCAGTCTCTATTAGTTCCTTCTCCACCACTGCATTGTGATAATTTACTTTATGGAACTGATGCAACTATAGCTACTAGCTCTGCTCCTGTCATTAATCGTAGTCCCATCAGATATGAGCCGAGTTTGTCAAATGACAGAATGGATCAAATTCTAGGGCATGATCAGGGTAAAGATCCTGATTTAAAATCAGCGCAGACACCCAATGTATCTCAGGTGACTAGCTTTGATAGTTTGATAGCTTCCATGGAGAATGAAATATGGTCGTAG
- the LOC122050607 gene encoding E3 ubiquitin-protein ligase WAV3-like — protein sequence MGSAWRNAKRTLGLNLCVHVPRPMGDEEGDMVRRGASAEGRRASVAAATASSSPQSSMNASQIISRTTSTPTPSSDGLRIPKSGSRSSKRTCAICLGSMKTGHGHALFTAECSHMFHFHCITSNVNHGNLVCPLCKATWKEIPFQGPLSSDHPRGRTRVNPVNWPQDNHMTIVRQFPRVDSTNRQRQRFPSFFRGSEPDVFNDDEPLNLQSEATEDSRQGYLNTVEIKTYPEFSTIPQSASLVDFSVLVHLKAPRSTSQAISYQNLVSSSTMPQHSRVPVDLVTVLDVSGSMAGTKLALLKRAMCFLIQNLGPSDRLSVVAFASTAHRLFHLRRMSDSGRQQALQAVNSLVAIGGTNIADGLRKGVKVIEERKAKNPVCSIILLSDGQDTYTFSSNAGATFGGAHGRSQLNYNSLVPSSILNGTAIPVHTFGFGNDHDSTAMHAIAETSGGTFSFIESEIVIQDAFAQCIGGILSVVLQEMRLGIECVHPGVHLAPIKSGSYRNQLFDNARAGFIYVGDLYADEERDFLVSINVPSAGEDTVLLKITCSYTDPLSKGIVHLEAQEVRVQRPKVVLSQTPSIEVDREKNRIQAAEAMSNARAAAERGALSTAVSILEERRRILSESLAAKLKEPLCMSLDAELKEMQERMASRQRYEASGRAYVLSGLSSHSWQRATARGDSTNTTSLVHSYQTPSMVDMLHRSQTMSPPSRRRVPPVKATRSFAS from the exons ATGGGAAGCGCCTGGAGAAACGCGAAGAGGACGCTGGGTTTGAACCTCTGCGTTCACGTCCCCAGACCAATGGGCGACGAGGAGGGCGACATGGTTCGCCGCGGTGCGTCCGCCGAGGGGCGGAGGGCCTCCGTCGCCGCGGCGACTGCGTCATCTTCGCCGCAGTCGTCGATGAACGCGTCGCAGATCATATCGCGGACGACGTCGACGCCTACGCCATCCTCCGACGGCCTTCGAATACCTAAATCCGGCAGCAGATCGTCCAAG AGAACATGTGCTATTTGTCTTGGATCCATGAAAACTGGGCATGGTCATGCGCTCTTCACAGCCGAGTGCTCCCACATGTTTCACTTTCATTGCATTACCTCAAACGTCAACCATGGAAACCTTGTATGCCCTCTTTGCAAAGCCACTTGGAAGGAAATTCCATTTCAAGGTCCATTATCTTCTGACCACCCTCGTGGAAGAACCAGAGTAAACCCAGTCAACTGGCCTCAAGATAATCATATGACCATTGTGCGGCAGTTTCCTCGTGTAGATTCTACAAATAGGCAGCGCCAGCGGTTTCCTTCCTTCTTTCGTGGTTCTGAACCGGACGTCTTTAATGATGATGAGCCTCTAAATTTGCAATCTGAAGCCACTGAAGATTCCCGCCAAGGTTACCTTAACACAGTGGAAATAAAGACATATCCCGAGTTTTCTACGATTCCACAGTCAGCTTCTTTAGTGGATTTTTCTGTCCTGGTCCATTTAAAGGCTCCTCGTTCAACCTCACAAGCGATTTCATATCAGAATCTTGTATCAAGTTCTACAATGCCACAACATTCTCGTGTTCCTGTTGACCTGGTCACTGTGCTAGATGTCAGTGGAAGCATGGCGGGCACAAAGTTGGCGCTTCTCAAGCGTGCCATGTGTTTCTTGATTCAAAACCTTGGGCCATCTGATCGTCTTTCCGTTGTTGCCTTCGCATCAACTGCTCACAGACTCTTCCATTTGCGTCGAATGTCCGACTCCGGCCGGCAACAAGCTTTGCAGGCTGTCAATTCTCTGGTGGCCATTGGTGGGACAAACATCGCAGATGGGCTCAGGAAGGGGGTCAAAGTGATCGAGGAGCGGAAAGCAAAGAATCCAGTGTGCAGCATTATACTTCTTTCCGATGGTCAGGACACTTATACTTTTTCCTCAAATGCTGGAGCAACTTTTGGTGGAGCTCATGGGCGCTCACAATTGAACTACAATTCACTTGTGCCATCCTCTATTCTTAATGGAACGGCAATACCAGTGCATACCTTTGGTTTTGGGAATGACCATGATTCTACCGCCATGCATGCCATTGCAGAAACCTCTGGCGGGACATTTTCCTTTATAGAATCAGAAATAGTAATTCAGGATGCTTTTGCTCAATGCATTGGTGGGATTCTGAGTGTGGTACTGCAAGAGATGCGCTTGGGGATCGAGTGCGTGCATCCTGGAGTTCATCTAGCTCCCATCAAATCAGGAAGCTATAGGAACCAGTTGTTCGACAACGCTCGTGCCGGATTTATTTATGTGGGCGACCTCTATGCTGATGAAGAGAGGGACTTTCTAGTTTCTATAAATGTCCCATCTGCCGGAGAGGATACTGTATTGCTTAAGATAACCTGTAGCTACACAGACCCACTTTCAAAAGGCATTGTTCATCTGGAGGCTCAAGAAGTGAGAGTTCAGAGACCCAAAGTTGTCCTGTCTCAGACTCCCTCAATCGAGGTTGACCGCGAGAAGAATCGGATCCAGGCTGCAGAAGCAATGTCAAATGCCAGGGCTGCCGCCGAGCGAGGTGCCCTGTCTACTGCAGTTTCAATACTCGAAGAACGTCGAAGAATACTGTCTGAGTCACTGGCAGCGAAGTTGAAGGAACCACTGTGCATGTCACTGGATGCCGAACTGAAGGAGATGCAAGAGAGGATGGCAAGCCGGCAGAGATACGAGGCCTCGGGCCGTGCCTATGTGCTCTCGGGGCTGAGCTCGCATTCATGGCAAAGAGCAACTGCACGCGGTGACTCCACCAATACTACCAGTCTTGTCCATTCATATCAGACACCGTCGATGGTCGACATGTTGCATCGTTCGCAAACAATGAGCCCTCCATCTCGGCGTCGTGTGCCGCCCGTCAAGGCTACAAGGTCCTTCGCTTCTTAG